In the genome of Segatella copri, one region contains:
- a CDS encoding RagB/SusD family nutrient uptake outer membrane protein → MKKYLLYSSILALALTGTVSFTSCESQLDIEQKGTTYEEQFYKTDADAEAALVAAYEGFMCNVVGRQPDIQGSLGIYTPHKLILNMCGDDVYYASGNYGDHEDAGCLNEFRYDTDALVPKLMYSGLYSSVYTCNLVINNFANPDTPVKKRCVAEARVLRAYDYFLLANFWGTPPFVLKKLTADALPYNSDKDPENPKTHEQLIEWVASECEAAAADLDERKSKEDKDGAVKVTKGFANALAGKAYLFAGKYDQAKTALKKVIDSGKYALVPGDKYMDNFHIEGDGDEEKVFEINFEYNAGKGAWSGMIQRSSWMESNAMNWRAGNFVKSPQSVYSGIDGWGGLGVPQWFGDEFHENDGDSYRFKATLKHIDDAVYNMEYADAKINAMTQAQKDTAHAIGIKDVVQGLYGNSTWLAFKTVMRAADTQGKKYGANIRLNNYLVMRYAEVLLNYAEACLQTGDNAEAKKYINMIQERAGSKTISSTVDMDVLKKEKSYELWMEGCRWFDIMRWKDAKAIERLKNAGSDVPHLFDKLFRAPQASDEKLHWEHGTEANSRFYTVSSHAAKDAGFTVGYQEGKHDYFPYPQTVKNMNPNLVQNPGWK, encoded by the coding sequence ATGAAAAAGTATTTATTATATTCTAGTATATTAGCCCTTGCGTTGACAGGAACAGTATCCTTTACTTCCTGTGAGAGTCAGCTCGATATTGAGCAGAAGGGTACTACTTATGAGGAACAGTTCTATAAGACTGATGCCGATGCAGAGGCTGCTTTGGTGGCAGCATACGAAGGCTTTATGTGTAATGTAGTAGGACGTCAGCCAGACATCCAGGGAAGTTTGGGTATCTATACTCCTCACAAGTTGATTTTGAACATGTGTGGTGATGATGTTTACTATGCCAGTGGTAACTATGGAGACCATGAGGACGCTGGTTGCCTCAATGAGTTCCGCTATGATACTGATGCCTTGGTTCCAAAGTTGATGTACTCAGGCCTCTATTCTTCTGTATATACTTGCAACTTGGTCATTAACAATTTTGCTAATCCAGATACACCAGTCAAGAAGCGTTGTGTGGCTGAGGCTCGTGTGCTTCGTGCTTACGACTACTTCTTGTTGGCAAACTTCTGGGGCACTCCTCCATTCGTCTTAAAGAAGTTGACAGCTGATGCGCTTCCATACAACAGCGATAAGGATCCTGAGAATCCTAAGACCCACGAACAGTTGATAGAGTGGGTTGCTTCTGAATGTGAGGCAGCTGCGGCCGATCTCGATGAGCGCAAGAGCAAGGAAGACAAGGATGGAGCTGTAAAGGTAACCAAGGGCTTCGCTAATGCTTTAGCAGGCAAAGCTTATCTCTTTGCAGGCAAGTATGATCAGGCAAAGACCGCTCTCAAGAAGGTTATTGACTCTGGCAAGTATGCCCTTGTTCCTGGAGACAAGTACATGGACAACTTCCACATTGAGGGTGATGGTGACGAGGAGAAGGTCTTCGAAATCAACTTTGAGTATAATGCAGGTAAAGGCGCTTGGAGCGGTATGATTCAGCGTTCTTCTTGGATGGAATCCAATGCCATGAACTGGCGTGCAGGTAACTTCGTGAAGTCTCCACAGTCTGTTTATAGCGGTATTGATGGTTGGGGTGGCTTAGGTGTGCCTCAGTGGTTTGGAGATGAGTTCCATGAGAATGATGGTGACTCTTATCGTTTCAAGGCTACGTTGAAGCATATTGATGATGCTGTATACAACATGGAGTATGCTGATGCTAAAATAAATGCGATGACGCAGGCGCAGAAGGATACAGCTCATGCTATTGGTATCAAGGATGTGGTACAGGGACTCTATGGTAACTCTACATGGTTGGCATTCAAGACTGTAATGCGTGCAGCAGATACTCAAGGCAAGAAATATGGTGCCAACATCCGCTTGAATAACTATCTCGTGATGCGTTATGCGGAAGTGCTATTGAACTATGCTGAGGCTTGCCTTCAGACAGGTGACAATGCAGAGGCTAAGAAGTATATCAATATGATACAGGAACGTGCTGGCTCAAAGACAATCAGTAGTACTGTAGATATGGATGTACTGAAAAAGGAAAAGTCATACGAGTTATGGATGGAGGGTTGTCGTTGGTTTGATATCATGAGATGGAAGGATGCAAAGGCTATCGAGCGTCTCAAGAATGCAGGTAGTGATGTACCTCACCTCTTTGACAAGTTGTTCCGCGCACCTCAGGCTTCTGACGAGAAGTTGCACTGGGAGCATGGTACAGAGGCAAATAGCCGCTTCTATACAGTTTCTTCTCATGCAGCAAAGGATGCTGGTTTCACTGTTGGTTACCAAGAGGGAAAACATGATTACTTCCCTTATCCACAAACAGTGAAGAACATGAACCCTAACCTGGTTCAGAATCCTGGTTGGAAATAA
- a CDS encoding family 43 glycosylhydrolase, translated as MKTWMCALMLALSTGASAQNPIISGQYSADPTARVFNGKVYLYPSHDIPSPIEKLKEWFCMADYHVFSSTNLTEWQDHGVIVSQDKVPWVQDGSYTMWAPDCVEKDGKYYFYFPAAPKGEEKGFGIGVAVADHPEGPFMPMWKPIEGVHGIDPCVLIDKDGQAYIYWAGMGLHMAKLKPNMMELASEPQAVEGLPDGFKEGPFAFERNGKYYFTFPWVREKNGTETLAYAMADHPMGPFTFKGIIMDESPTKCWTNHHSVVEYQGQWYLFYHHNDYSPKFDKNRSVRIDSLNFNPDGTIQKVIPTLRGVGLTKARSHIQIDRYSALQGKGIGIEYLDKNNCFAGWKTLFSKSNSALIYNKVDFGNEKVEEITVRAKSVKGGVLVVRADGKKGNIIAKVKIPKSAAWKNVRAQVLHAPQGVHALHVSLQSGADVEVDWLGFI; from the coding sequence ATGAAAACATGGATGTGTGCCTTGATGCTGGCGTTATCGACAGGAGCTTCGGCTCAGAACCCGATTATCAGCGGACAGTATTCTGCTGATCCTACGGCTCGCGTATTCAATGGGAAGGTATATCTTTATCCTTCTCATGATATTCCGAGTCCTATCGAGAAACTGAAGGAATGGTTCTGCATGGCAGATTATCACGTTTTCTCTTCCACTAATCTTACGGAGTGGCAGGATCATGGAGTCATCGTTTCGCAGGACAAAGTACCTTGGGTACAGGACGGCAGTTATACGATGTGGGCTCCTGACTGTGTAGAGAAAGACGGGAAATATTATTTCTATTTCCCTGCCGCTCCGAAAGGGGAGGAGAAGGGATTCGGAATAGGTGTGGCGGTTGCCGACCATCCGGAAGGACCATTTATGCCGATGTGGAAACCTATAGAGGGTGTGCACGGCATAGATCCTTGTGTGTTGATAGATAAGGACGGACAGGCTTATATCTATTGGGCTGGCATGGGGCTGCACATGGCTAAGTTGAAACCCAATATGATGGAGCTCGCCTCTGAGCCGCAGGCTGTGGAGGGATTGCCAGATGGTTTCAAGGAAGGACCGTTTGCCTTCGAGCGTAACGGCAAGTATTATTTCACCTTCCCATGGGTACGTGAAAAGAATGGAACAGAAACACTGGCTTATGCCATGGCTGACCATCCGATGGGACCTTTCACGTTCAAGGGCATCATCATGGATGAGTCGCCTACGAAGTGCTGGACCAATCATCATAGCGTCGTGGAATATCAGGGACAGTGGTATCTCTTCTATCATCATAATGATTATTCGCCTAAGTTCGACAAGAACCGCTCGGTCCGAATCGACTCTCTGAACTTCAATCCTGACGGAACGATACAGAAGGTGATACCTACGCTAAGAGGTGTGGGATTGACGAAGGCACGTTCGCATATTCAGATTGACCGTTATTCTGCGCTGCAAGGCAAGGGTATTGGTATTGAATATCTGGATAAGAACAACTGTTTCGCCGGATGGAAGACTCTCTTCTCTAAATCGAATTCAGCTCTTATATATAATAAGGTGGATTTCGGTAACGAGAAGGTGGAAGAAATCACCGTTCGTGCCAAGTCGGTTAAGGGCGGTGTGCTCGTAGTCAGAGCCGATGGCAAGAAGGGTAATATCATCGCTAAGGTGAAGATTCCGAAGTCGGCAGCCTGGAAGAATGTCCGTGCCCAGGTGCTCCATGCTCCTCAGGGCGTTCATGCTCTCCATGTATCCTTGCAGAGTGGAGCCGATGTAGAGGTAGACTGGCTGGGCTTTATCTGA
- a CDS encoding acetylxylan esterase yields the protein MYNLFYKIVRLFCLCVFLFGHSSADAQNKELPVDINPYFGPVGKQPVVPNAAGFIQRWLLLEPISVPVKSNVVFTDSYLKEIFHTQYFSKQMETVPKDGAFVKVGKEKLKWHALDSKLFNVKLFRFATSFKKSKYGVLFWAVTIIDCPEEMKDVRLSVGSNGASMWWLNGEEAVMLEGDRRMVRDDVVSKKLTLKKGRNILRGAVINGPGMSDFCVRFIDGQGKPVRNLSIHVK from the coding sequence ATGTACAACTTATTTTATAAAATAGTTAGATTGTTTTGTTTATGTGTATTCCTTTTTGGGCATTCCTCTGCGGATGCCCAAAATAAGGAATTACCTGTAGACATTAATCCTTATTTCGGACCTGTCGGCAAGCAGCCCGTCGTGCCCAATGCGGCTGGCTTTATTCAGAGATGGTTGCTTCTGGAGCCAATCTCTGTGCCGGTTAAGAGCAATGTCGTTTTTACAGATTCTTATCTGAAGGAGATATTCCATACGCAGTATTTCTCTAAACAGATGGAAACAGTTCCTAAGGATGGAGCCTTCGTGAAGGTGGGCAAGGAAAAACTGAAATGGCATGCGCTGGATAGTAAACTGTTTAATGTCAAGCTCTTCCGTTTCGCTACTTCGTTTAAGAAGTCCAAGTATGGTGTCTTGTTCTGGGCGGTTACCATTATCGATTGCCCTGAGGAGATGAAAGACGTCCGCTTGTCTGTTGGCTCGAATGGTGCTTCCATGTGGTGGCTCAATGGTGAGGAGGCGGTGATGCTCGAAGGCGACCGAAGAATGGTTCGCGATGATGTGGTTTCTAAGAAGCTTACCTTGAAGAAAGGTAGAAATATCCTTCGTGGTGCAGTCATCAATGGCCCTGGCATGAGTGACTTCTGTGTCCGATTCATCGACGGACAGGGCAAGCCTGTCAGAAACCTGTCTATTCACGTGAAGTAG